One genomic segment of Sminthopsis crassicaudata isolate SCR6 chromosome 2, ASM4859323v1, whole genome shotgun sequence includes these proteins:
- the PCDH1 gene encoding protocadherin-1, with the protein MDSGAGSRRCLKAALPTPLPARMGPPRSSLGSWWRLLLPPMLLALLLAPSPGAATRVVYKVQEEQPPNTLIGSLAADYGFPDVGHLYKLEVGAPYLRVDGKTGDIFTTETSIDREGLRECQNQLPGEPCILEFEVSITDLVQNGSPRLLEGQIEVQDINDNTPNFASPVITLMIPENTNVGTLFPIPLASDRDAGPNGVASYELQAGPEAQELFGLQVAEDQEEKQPQLIVMGHLDRERWDSYDLTIKVQDGGSPPRASSALLRVTVLDTNDNAPKFEQPSYEAELSENSPVGHSVIQVKANDSDQGVNAEIDYTFHQAPEVVRRLLRLDRATGLITVQGPIDREDVSVLRFFVLAKDRGINPKSARAQVVVTVKDMNDNAPSIEIRGIGLVTHQDGMANISEDVAEETAVALVQVSDRDEGENAVVMCVVAGDVPFQLRQASETGSDSKKKYFLQTTTPLDYEKVKDYTIQIVAVDSGNPPLSSTNSLKVQVMDVNDNAPVFTQSLTEVAFPENNEPGALVTEVSASDADSGANAQLVYSLEPEPAAKGLFTISPETGEIWVKTSLDREQRDSYELKVVAADQGNPSLQGTATVLVNVLDCNDNDPKFMLSGYNFSVMENMPALSPVGMVTVIDADKGENARVQLTVEQDNGDFVIQNGTGTILSSLSFDREQQSTYTFQLKAVDGGVPPRSAYVGVTINVLDENDNAPFVTAPSNTSHRLLTPQTRPGETVSQVMAEDIDSGINAELAYVIAGGNPYGLFQIGQQSGAITLEKEIERRHHGLHRLVVRVSDRGKPSRHGTALVHLYVNDTLANRTFLENLVGHSLDTPLDIDIAGDPEYERSKQRGNILFGVVAGVVAVALLIALAVLVRYCRQREAKSGYQAGKKETKDLYAPKPGGKGPKGPKGKGRKSKSPKPAKPVEDEDDTGLQKSLKFNLMSDAPGDSPRIHLPLNYPPGSPDLGRHYRSNSPLPSIQLQPQSPSASKKHQVVQDLPPANTFVGTGDTTSTGSEQYSDYSYRTNPPKYPSKQLPHRRVTFSATSQAQELQDPSQHSYYDSGLEESETPSSKSSSGPRLGPLALPEDHYERTTPDGSIGEMEHPENDLRPLPDVAMTGTCTRECSEFGHSDTCWMPGQSSPSRRSKSSALKLSTFVPYQDRGGQEPAGAGSPSPPEERNTKMAPVRLLPSYSAFSNSSHDSCKDSTLEEIPLTQTSDFPPAATPSAQTAKREIYL; encoded by the exons CCCTCCCGACCCCGCTGCCTGCCAGGATGGGGCCCCCAAGGTCTAGCCTTGGCTCCTGGTGGAGGCTGTTGCTACCCCCCATGCTGCTGGCCCTACTGCTTGCACCCTCCCCAGGAGCTGCCACCAGGGTGGTGTACAAGGTGCAGGAGGAGCAGCCACCTAATACGCTCATTGGCAGCTTGGCTGCCGACTACGGCTTCCCGGATGTGGGACACCTGTATAAGTTGGAAGTGGGTGCTCCATACCTTCGAGTGGACGGCAAAACAGGTGACATCTTCACCACAGAGACCTCCATTGACCGTGAAGGACTGCGTGAGTGCCAGAACCAGCTGCCGGGGGAGCCCTGCATCCTGGAGTTTGAGGTGTCAATCACGGATTTGGTTCAAAATGGCAGTCCCCGACTCCTGGAGGGCCAGATTGAAGTGCAAGACATCAACGACAACACGCCTAACTTTGCCTCCCCGGTCATCACACTGATGATTCCAGAAAACACCAACGTGGGCACCCTCTTTCCCATCCCTTTGGCTTCTGACCGCGATGCCGGCCCCAATGGTGTGGCCTCTTACGAGCTACAGGCTGGACCTGAGGCCCAAGAGCTCTTTGGGCTTCAAGTGGCTGAGGACCAGGAGGAGAAGCAGCCGCAGCTCATCGTCATGGGCCACCTGGACCGGGAGCGCTGGGACTCTTACGATCTGACTATCAAGGTCCAAGATGGGGGAAGTCCACCGAGGGCCAGCAGTGCCCTGCTCCGGGTCACTGTTCTGGATACCAATGATAACGCGCCCAAGTTTGAGCAGCCTTCTTATGAGGCAGAGCTGTCTGAGAACAGTCCTGTGGGCCACTCTGTCATCCAG GTGAAGGCCAATGACTCCGACCAGGGCGTGAATGCAGAGATAGACTACACGTTCCACCAGGCTCCCGAAGTGGTGCGCCGGCTGCTCCGGCTGGACCGAGCCACGGGGCTGATCACTGTGCAGGGCCCGATAGACCGAGAGGACGTGAGCGTCCTTCGCTTCTTCGTGTTGGCCAAGGACCGGGGGATTAACCCCAAGAGCGCGCGCGCCCAGGTGGTGGTGACGGTGAAGGACATGAACGACAACGCGCCCTCCATCGAGATCCGGGGCATCGGGCTGGTGACGCACCAGGACGGCATGGCCAACATCTCGGAGGACGTGGCGGAGGAGACGGCCGTGGCCCTGGTGCAGGTGTCCGACCGGGACGAGGGGGAGAACGCTGTGGTCATGTGCGTGGTGGCGGGGGACGTCCCATTCCAGCTGCGCCAGGCCAGCGAGACCGGCAGCGACAGCAAGAAGAAGTACTTCCTGCAGACCACCACGCCGCTCGACTACGAGAAGGTCAAAGACTACACCATCCAGATTGTGGCTGTGGACTCGGGCAACCCGCCGCTTTCCAGCACCAACTCTCTCAAGGTGCAGGTGATGGACGTGAACGACAACGCGCCCGTCTTCACCCAGAGCCTCACGGAGGTCGCCTTCCCCGAGAACAACGAGCCCGGCGCCCTCGTCACGGAGGTCAGCGCCAGCGACGCCGACTCCGGCGCCAACGCCCAGCTGGTCTACTCCCTGGAGCCCGAGCCGGCTGCCAAGGGCCTCTTCACCATCTCGCCCGAGACCGGCGAGATCTGGGTGAAGACGTCGCTCGACCGGGAGCAGAGGGACAGCTACGAGCTGAAGGTGGTGGCGGCCGACCAGGGCAACCCCAGCCTTCAGGGCACGGCCACGGTGCTCGTTAACGTGCTGGACTGCAACGACAACGACCCCAAGTTCATGCTGAGCGGCTACAACTTCTCGGTGATGGAGAACATGCCGGCCCTGAGCCCCGTGGGCATGGTGACTGTCATCGACGCCGACAAGGGGGAGAACGCCCGCGTGCAGCTCACGGTAGAGCAGGACAATGGCGACTTCGTCATCCAGAACGGCACCGGCACCATCCTCTCCAGCCTGAGCTTCGACAGGGAGCAGCAGAGCACCTACACCTTCCAGCTGAAGGCCGTGGACGGCGGCGTGCCGCCCCGCTCCGCCTACGTCGGGGTCACCATCAACGTGCTGGACGAGAACGACAACGCGCCCTTCGTCACGGCCCCCTCCAACACCTCGCACCGGCTGCTGACGCCCCAGACGCGGCCCGGGGAGACGGTGAGCCAGGTCATGGCCGAGGACATCGACTCGGGCATCAACGCAGAGCTGGCCTACGTCATCGCGGGCGGCAACCCCTATGGGCTCTTCCAGATCGGCCAGCAGTCCGGGGCCATCACCCTGGAGAAGGAGATCGAGCGGCGGCACCACGGCCTGCACCGGCTGGTGGTCAGGGTCAGCGACCGCGGGAAGCCCTCCCGCCACGGCACGGCCCTGGTCCACCTCTACGTCAACGACACACTGGCCAACCGCACCTTCCTGGAGAACCTGGTGGGCCACAGCCTGGACACGCCCCTGGACATCGACATCGCCGGCGACCCCGAGTACGAGCGCTCCAAGCAGCGCGGCAACATCCTCTTCGGGGTGGTGGCAGGGGTGGTGGCCGTGGCCCTGCTCATCGCCCTGGCCGTGCTGGTGCGCTACTGCCGCCAGCGGGAGGCCAAGAGCGGCTACCAGGCCGGCAAGAAGGAGACCAAGGACCTGTACGCTCCCAAGCCGGGCGGCAAGGGTCCCAAGGGCCCCAAGGGCAAGGGCAGAAAGAGCAAGTCCCCCAAGCCCGCGAAGCCCGTGGAGGACGAGGATGACACCGGATTGCAGAAGTCCCTCAAGTTCAACCTGATGAGCGACGCCCCCGGCGACAGCCCCCGCATCCATCTGCCCCTCAACTACCCCCCGGGCAGCCCGGACTTGGGGCGGCACTACCGCTCCAACTCGCCGCTGCCCTCCATCCAGCTGCAGCCGCAGTCGCCGTCGGCTTCCAAGAAGCACCAGGTGGTGCAGGACCTGCCTCCTGCCAACACGTTCGTGGGCACCGGGGACACCACGTCCACGGGCTCGGAGCAGTATTCGGACTACAGCTACCGCACCAACCCCCCCAAATACCCCAGCAAGCAG TTACCTCACCGCCGTGTCACCTTTTCGGCGACTAGCCAGGCCCAGGAGCTGCAGGATCCATCCCAGCACAGTTACTATGACAGTGGGCTGGAGGAGTCGGAGACACCCTCCAGCAAGTCATCCTCTGGCCCCCGGCTTGGGCCCCTGGCACTGCCCGAGGACCACTATGAACGAACCACCCCTGATGGCAGCATAGGAGAGATGGAGCATCCTGAGAATG ACCTTCGACCCTTGCCCGATGTAGCCATGACGGGCACATGCACGCGGGAGTGCAGTGAATTTGGCCACTCGGACACATGCTGGATGCCTGGCCAGTCCTCCCCCAGCCGACGGTCCAAGAGCAGCGCCCTCAAACTCTCCACCTTCGTGCCTTACCAGGACCGAGGCGGGCAGGAGCCCGCAGGCGCCGGCAGCCCTAGCCCCCCGGAAGAACGCAACACCAAAATGGCCCCCGTCCGCCTGCTGCCCTCGTACAGTGCCTTCTCCAACAGTAGCCATGATTCCTGCAAGGACTCTACCTTGGAGGAGATCCCTCTCACCCAGACCTCGGACTTCCCGCCGGCGGCCACACCCTCTGCCCAGACGGCCAAGCGCGAAATCTACCTGTGA